Part of the Micropterus dolomieu isolate WLL.071019.BEF.003 ecotype Adirondacks linkage group LG17, ASM2129224v1, whole genome shotgun sequence genome is shown below.
ATCTACTACAGATTTATCAACATCTTAAAGTTATATCATATGTTTTACACCAAGGATGCGTTCAAACTTAGCAGCAgtctaaaattattttaaaaaatggtaaTGTTTGTTATGATTTTACAGTGATTAAACAAGCAGAATGTATGCAAACCAACACGAGTTTTTTTGCATGCAATAACAAGGTGCAGCAGGACTGCAGAAGGCAGATGACAAAATAGTGTACTGAGAAGTCTTTTCTAAGCAGCGAGGTTGTGGTTTGTTTGCAAGGCTGTCTTACAACACACAGTTGTAGACTAAATTGGGCATGCAAGTGGTACTATATTAAATGTCTTCATACATTAATAATGTGCCAGAAAACATAGCACAAAAGTAAAATCAATGAGCTGTTAGGCCTAGTTGCAATCATATTGTACTGTGAAGAGTTGAGAAACAattttgccatttgttttttttatacactGCAAATATAATGAGGTTGGTTTCAATAAAGCATCTAAATCAGCCTTTGAAAGTGTGCACCTACATATTTACCACTTCACTTTGCATGTTAAAACAACATAGTAATATCCTTGTGTTAACTGTCCCTCAGGGAGAGTGTCAGTGACAGCCCTTACCAAAAAACAGAGGAAGGAGCAGAAGAAGATGGACAGAAGGCACAAAGCCAACCAGCTACGCAGGAATAAGAAAGAcatggtattttttttatttcacacgaACAATAGTCTTCTTTGAATTCTTTGTTGGAGCAGCAgagtttctctgtctcttgtctTTTTAGGTCCTGACAGAAAAACGACGTCTAGGCAGCAGGGATGGGCCTCCTCATTTGGTCGCTGTGGTGTCTCTCCATGGTGCAGTCGATGCAGGTGCTGTTACCAAACTTCTACGTGGGGAGGGTGCTGGGGGTGTCGTACATCAGGAGCGGGTCATCAGTGGCATCAGTGACAGTTTTGGGATGATTCTGCCTCGTTTTAAACAAAGGTTCACCTTTCTAAACCACAGCACAGGtaagcaaaaaacaaatatttatagaTTGTACTGTGCTATATGCCTTTGTTGTACTATTGTGTCTTTATCAGCATTTTGTTGTCCCATTCTGAAGCCACCTCTTATGGTCTCTTTTGTATAGCTAACATGCACTCCCTGCTGGATGTGGCAAAGATTGCAGATAGCCTTGTATTTGTGCTGGATTCCACTGAAGGTTGGGACAGCTATGGAGACTACTGTCTCTCCTGCCTTTTTGCCCAGGGCCTCCCCAGCCATGGTGGGTATAAACTGCTGGAGCTTTTACACTCCTCCAGTGACTGGGCTAAATTGCTGTTGCAGTAGATTTTATACATAGTTTCTGACTTGTATCGGTTTCTTCCTTTACCCCTTGTAGCACTGGTATGTCAGGGTGTGTCTGATCTTCTTGTGAAGAAGAGGGTTGAGTCCAGGAGAGCTCTGTCAAAGATCACTGAGATCCGTTTTCCTGATGCCCGCATTTTCCCTCTGGATTCGGAGCAGGATGCCACTCTACTTCTAAGACACCTGGGCactcagagacagagaaagctTGGTTTCCGCTCCAGACGTTCCCATCTTTTGGCTCAGCATGTCACTTTTAAGCCCAACAGCCCTGCTGAGGGTACAGGTGGTGGACCCACTGGCCTGGGCACCCTCTGTGTCTCTGGGTATGTCCGTGGCCGTCCTCTACGGGTTGACAGGCTGGTGCACATCACTGGACATGGAGACTTTCAGCTCAGTCAGATTGATGCTCCACCAGACCCTCTTCCTCTCAACTTAACAACAGCCAGAACAGCAAAGGAGGGCAAAGAAGATGTTGACATGCAGGTAGGTGACTATTGggtattattgtcattattattatttccgtATCAGTTGtaggtatttgttttttttttacctttggaggCAGCCTGTTATTTTTCACacagtataaaaaataaatgaaagcagAACACAGAATATCAAGTCGGCCTCATGTTACAGTTGtataattcatagttttcacgtgacgtcacactCCAATGAAAACGCttccttggagggcaaaaagatGTTAATTTCcgttgcctgccaaccaatatgcTGGTGATACACTGTAACTTTGAGTTTCTTACTTTTTGCGCTGGCAAATCGAGcagacaagcctgagctgtgttaggtgagggattccccagaaggtaaaagtaaataTTACCGCAGTCGAGTGGCTGTAGGGACCTGCCGatttttaacggtagaaatgcggcagcggatgctATAACGTTACATGGATCGGTGTTACGTCCCCAAGGTCTAGGGGTATCCAggatgtaacataaatgtgtggctTCCCATTCCCAAGCAATGAcagaacaaattaaataaaatttagcagtttttattatcttcagagatgagcagtgcccaaaacaacaaccaaaacactctaagaaaacctaaaactaaaccaaaaagtaaagaaaagacaaagctctaaactaGGTTTCTGTTatgaaaaacaggagaaaaatggTGCAAACAAAAAAGGCTTCTCACTCCAACCCACTGCTAGTAGCTAACACAATAAAGTTACGCCAAAGAAAATTGCTACATAGCAAACAAAATGGctaaagccaacaaaacaaggTTGTCAACGACAATCTGAATTACAAAGCTAAGCTATTCAAAGTTCAATGTGTCCACTACACAGGTTCACTTACAAAGTCTCATCTAATCACAACAGTTCTCTACTCACGActaacagacataacacacagtacacaggctcaggttgggaatggcagagagagagaggagttcctgtcagtggggcttaagatggctgctgtcatccaggtgaCCAAACAGTTCAGGGagagagataaacaaacaaaaaataaccccagggtcataacaatcggatatgcccaacacttgcagtttgtgttcatatctttctttttcttaagttgaaatgTGATAAagatttgactgcttttgcggcgtctctacgggggagtcgctacgttggtctgttgttttgccttccaggtcaccgcgcatgtcacgtgactgaaaactatgaatagagTCCATGCTTCTtaaatatatgtgcatttttaACTACTATGCAGCAATAATGGAACTTTGACAACAAGCAGTCATAATATTGATCATATAATagtttaatgaatgaaaagagTGACTCAAAGATGGCAAAAACAATTCAAGAATGTAAAACCCTCCCCTGttcttaaaaataataattcaattcaaattagcttttttgGCATGAATGTGCCAATAAATAGTGTATATGTCCCACTAAGTGTTAATAATTAGGCTGAATATCCCATTTACCTCAGAGAtctgtttcccacaggatggaGGTGAAGATGAGGCTGCAGTGCGGGTGCTCATGAAAGCAGACCCATCTGTCAGGGAGAGTCTGCTGGCAGAGGCTGAGGTGGACCCCATGGACGGAGAACAGACATGGCCAACAGAAAGCGAGCTGCTGGAAGCTGAAGGTGGAGAGACAGAATTTACACACATTCTCTTTTTGAGGTGATATAGTTTGTAATATGATGATAAGATATTGTTCAGTGTAGAGGGTTGAGGCCTCACACCTGATTTGGTTAGATTAAACATTTCAGTACAGTctaacagtttatttttgcagCAATCCTGTtggattaccatgaaattaTCACTGGGAGAGAGGTCACATTGGCAAGCCTTCAAGTGACCGAGAAAACAATTGTATTGAGGAAACTCTGTGCTAATGAGGCTGATTTGCCAGGTGTTGCctttattacagttttaataTAAAACTGTAGTCATATATATGATGTCTCAGAATCAGATTGATGGATGTTTGCTAAGGGGATTTGATGGATCAACACGACTAGCGAGTTACAGAAACAAGTAATGTGTACAGGGTTAATGATTtaactcttgcatcctttgcactctgatcactgcactatttgtcaatatgtctacattgttttgttcatagtgtgtatgttagtgttgtctatactgtagtgtgtgtctgatttaattattattttattattgtgttatggtatttttgtacaagtaagcacattgtgagcaatgtacaatcctgagtcgaattcctcgtatgtgtgtacatacctggcaataaagcggattctgattctgagctGTGATTTCCCCTTTAGTTAGCTCAAAGCAAACTGTACATAGCAATATATTTTCTTTGCCTGCAAGTAcctgacacattttaaaataatgtctgTGTTGCTATCTTGATTAAAATATAGCTAGTTTTTTCAAattgtatatacagtaaaacTTGCTACAATATGACATGAGtcttaatgttttattgatttttctctctgctgtttagAGGCCAGGAAGAAAAAACGTGTGATGAAGGTGCCTAAAGGAACATCAGACTACCAGGCCACGTGgattgttgatgatgatgatgaggaggagaatGGAGAGATGGATGAAGAAAGCagtgatgacgatgatgatgacatGTTGGACGAGGCCATGGATggagatgatgatgaggagAATAACTCTCAGGTATACACTGAAAGTATTTTGGGGCATTTGTACAGCTTTTATAACAGACAGTGGAGAGATGACCTGAAATGAAGGGCACGAAAGGTCGGACTCAAACTGGGGCCGTGAGGTTCAGTGAGCCACCTCTAATCCATGGTGCCCCCACAGGTGCACacatgacaaaaataaacttaGTCCGGATTATCAGACTATAATTCTCTTTGGCATACTGTTCATCACAATGCATACGTGACCCACAGTCAGTGCACCTCGTAACTGAAAGgcactgtttgttttctctgtctctggcCTGTAGTGCCAGGCTGCTCACCACAACAATAGTGTTTGGAGCAGGAGTCCCGAGAGAAGCCTCCTGTCTTCCTGTCCTGTGAACAGGAGTTCCTGTCTGGACGAAGGGAGGGgttgaacatttatttatttccaacTCTGCTTGAAAAGAAGTCGGGGAAACTCTCCTTATGCAATGGGTTCATTATGATATGTAATTGTTATTAGCATGTGTTTGATGTCAAGGTTAGCGCACAGGAATACGCAAATAGGAGAGGGTAACAATAGGAAAAAGGGTACTTCAAAtgataatgattattattattgcagcaGGGATGTTGGAAAGGTTGTGAATCAACCCCTTGCTGAGTGCTTCCCCCTCATGTATCTCGCTCTGCCTCCTATTTGCCAGGTGAGGGAGCACTGTCAAGCATGTTGTCTTTGATTAATTCCCTCATACAAATAAATTGGTCACTGAAGTTGAATTTCTAGATATTGTGAATGTGAATATCTGTAGTAGTGAATGTCTGGAAAGACTGGAGTTTATAGacacacagagaacacacaacatttaaatatatgcaAACCAGAGAGCCCCATAATTTGAATTCTGGCAATTCCttatcacattcacacatacagacacaaataCTATTATGCACAGCACAATTCTGCTGAAAACACTGTTCTAATTGTGTCTGTGTTAGTCTTGTTTATGTTTGGCTATTATACAATTAAAATTTCTATACTTAGAATCTCTTTGACCGCACTTGTATTCCCAACATGTGCATCTGGTCATTGTTTGCAAAATATTGACTGCCATTCTCAAACTAGAGAGGCAGAAGGCTGCCTTGGTGAATTAGAAAAAAAGTTGTAGTATAAACATTGCTTTGTAATAAGGGAGTGCAACAACAGTAATACTTATACAGAACTGAGAAGAGAATGGCAGAGACACCTGTTTATCTACTTATAAATGGATTTGGTAGGGATTGAACACTCAAATCTGTGGGATATTGGCTCATAGTTTTGAACAAGGGACATTAGCAGTGCTGTTCCTTTTAGTGGTATCTGGGGGTGCAAatacttttgttctttttcccATTTTTTGAAGATGAATACAATATAGCTCTTAAATGTCTGCCTCCACTCCAATAAGGGGACGGAGGGTTAGAGGCAGTGTGAGATATATTATAACCTAGACAAATCGAATCGAACTATCTTCAAGGTTAGATAACACAACAtgtatgttgtattttgtgTAAATTGACCCTATGGCAAATTGAATAgatgccttttttgttttccgGGAAATACTGTCTATCTCACAATATCACAATTCATTTTGGAATACCACCATTTGCATTTTCGTAATAGTCACATATACAAGGACAGGGAACATAAAAATTGCTTTTTAATATCTTCACTTATCTAGTACAAGGGTCTAGGTATGTATACTTAGTCAGTGGCATTCTCTGTTTAGGCCTGTAATATTAACAGGGCTCAGGGTTACTAGACTAGAAAATTATACTGTGTACTCTGTGTTCAGGAGCCAGGTTCAGGCTGTGTctcagaagaagaggaggaggaggaagaagaggtgtGTGCCACAGAGCGAACTGGAGCAGATCAGCGCTATGATGAGCACATTGATGaagctgcagaagaagaaggccTAAAACGCTACCGCGAGGCTCGAGCCAATGAAATGTTTCCTGATGAGGTTGACACACCTCTCGACATGGCAGCTAGAATGAGGTTGGTTCTGCTTTTATGTAGGATGAGGAATAATTACGTAAATAATGTGAATTTAGGTTGGAAGGAAAACATATTCATTTGTACAGTTTGATGATTTCCTCATTTGATCCCTGCTGTCCTCTGTGTCTAGGTTCCAGCGCTATAGAGGCCTAAAAAGTTTCCGCTCCTCACCCTGGGACCCCATGGAGAACTTGCCTCCTAACTACTCGCGCATCTTCCAGTTCCAGAGCTTTGAACGCACTCGCCACCGCATACTGGCTGAAGCTGCAACTGAGGACGAGGGAGCcatggtaaaaaaacaaacaaaaaaatccttCATTTATGAATGCACTTTTATTCGAATTTTGGGTTCATTGACCCTGATGCCCCTTCTGTTTCAGGTGGGCTGGTATGTTACACTGCACATCATTGATGTGCCTTTTTCTGTGATGGAGAGTGTCCAGTCAGGCAGACCTCTGATGTTGGTGTCTCTCTTGCCCCATGAACAGAAGGTATGATCCAAGGTTTTGACATCCCAAAgcctttttgtaatttgtaactGTTCATTTGAAATGTCGTCACACTTGACAGTACAGTATTATTGGTTTTGACTTGTCTGGACTAATCGTTTTTTCCTCTGTGCAGATGTCAGTGATGCACCTGCTGGTGAGGAGACACCCCAGCAATACAGAGCCGATCAAATCTAAAGAGGAGCTGGTGTTCCACTGTGGATTTCGGAGGTTCAGGGCCTCTCCCATCTTCTCTCAGCACACCTCAGGTAGAACACCTAAGCTCTTCTTAACGAAACAatcgttttttaaaaatccttccAATACATGCATCAGAAGAACTGCAATGTATAAATAACCTAATTTATGCAGCATTGGTAAAAAGTGACTGACTACTACAGATTTACGGCTCACTTAGCAATCTgggatgtgatttttctggATAATTCCGGATTTTCCAACGTGAAAGTCTGACCCACGTGAATCATTCAgatctgtaataaaaataaaaaacgacATCTATAGGTTGACGTGTGTAAAGTTTTATTCCTCtccaagtatcaacaaggaTGTTTGTTTGCGTTCAGCTGCCCATTCCACACCTGCGTAGTATGTACCACAGTGGGTATGTGTTGGGCAGTACTGAAATGTTACTTTTCCCACTAAAGAGTAATGTAACGGATTGCTATTTCCAGTTATATTAttagttactaatccaagtaacgctacgctactgaacgcaccatccctgaCGTGAATGTGCGACCGTGCTGCAGGTCAGTGGCACCGGACCTTATGATGTTAAAGtcagccaaaaagctaaaggaagacaggagaacagggaggagaggtATTTTCGACAGCTGTTAAATAAcgttattgccattattgtgtcacagtctaagatgcaaacaACATTCCAtccattgtaaactttgtgcgaccagagaaacctttcaaccgcgaacaattctacatctatACTTAATTAAACGTGAAACTCCggccgctactgccagtgatgcttggactcgttgggagagagtggcgttatagGCCTATCACCCAGTAGTAGGGTAGAGTacctaatattactttttttttttttttaaggattaTATGCTAAATAACTAGTAGCTAATAGCTAATAAGGATCGGATGAATTgggtatgttttgattattgcttgttataggctatttaatgtttactttgactttgttgtcgaTTGATCACTCATATAGCCTATatacactttgctgtatgaatggttgctttttaagtccTTATGTTAAAGATTTCCGCACCTTATAAATTcatttcttgtgaatggttgtgacagggtttatataaggccttttcagacTGCTTTGATCTGCGGGGTCGCTCTGtgctcctcatcaacagacaggcaaacaagcgcGCCGCaaagtaaccatggcaacagcttctgtgtaACAGGcgctcagtatattttcctgcttttttgccctttgccaataaCATGCCTGAGCAATTGTTTGTACCAAAATCAGTTCATTTCAGTGGAACTGATTAGATAAGTGGATTTGCTGACAGGCGGAGTAAATTTGCATGGTGCTTTTGCATAAAGCTGAAATTTGGTGAACTTTGCCACAAGACACTGACAAGAAGGACTGACTAATTTTAAACCGTCTTGACAAACCTGACTAATAAACTTTCCTCTTCAAATTCACTTTGCCTCGAACAAAACTAGCAACAACCCCAGTAGCCACTGCATGACCATCAAGCATTCACTACATCACCAAGCACCACCTATAGTGCAGAAATGTGCATATGAATTTTGCTGTGCTACTTAATCCCCAAGAAGCAAAGGTTGGATGAACgctattttagtattttttaataattaatttattgattgaaTTTTCTGGTTATGGGACAGTACCCTTATGCAGAACTAATAATTTGTCTATCGATAGCATTATGGATTTGCTGTtactttgattaaaaaaaaaatagagtaGCAAAAGGATTGTAGAAAAAGTAGTCTGAAACAGATTTAGCTGCTGGATATAAAGTATTAAGTTGATTATTGAGTGATGAGCTCTGCTCTTCTTCAGCTGACAAGCATAAGATGGAGCGCTTCCTCATGCCAGACGCCCCCACTGTGGTGTCTGTGTACGCTCCCATCACCTTCTCTCCTGCGGGAGTCCTGCTCTTCAAACAGAGGAACGATGGTGAGATGAACCGTCCTGTCTGTACTTTAGTAGATTTCATTAGGTCTGGCTGCCTTGATTTTAAACTTTTGACCATCCATTCTGTTgtctgtttaatttaatttaattatccACTTAAGCTAATTCCTCGTCTGTCTTTGTAGGCATCCAGGACCTGGTGGCTACAGGCAGTCTGCTCAGTTGTGACCCTCAGCGCGTTGTGCTGAAGAGGATTGTACTCAGTGGACACCCATTCAAAATTAACCGGCGCTCTGCAGTTGTCCGTTACATGTTCTTTAACAGGGGTGAGAGGactctttcttttcttactaTGACTACAGAATATTACATAATGTTTGACTTCTCTATGGCTTTAAGCGTCATAATTtactgtttctttctgtaacAGATGATATCCTATGGTTCAAGCCAGTGGAGCTGCGGACAAAGTGGGGTCGAAGAGGCCACATCAAGGAGGCTTTAGGTGAGAAAATTTGACAACAAAACTCAGTGTCAGCAGCTTCCTTATGCAGTGTTTATCTCTTGTGAAGTCTGActgtcatattttattttttcaggaaCACATGGTCACATGAAGTGTGTATTTGATAATCAACTGCGCTCTCAAGACACTGTCATGATGAATTTGTACAAGAGAGTGTATCCTCGCT
Proteins encoded:
- the tsr1 gene encoding pre-rRNA-processing protein TSR1 homolog isoform X1; its protein translation is MVKMAANGEKQQGHRHGIYKQKNKGHKHGKHRTKGEIERENKGRVSVTALTKKQRKEQKKMDRRHKANQLRRNKKDMVLTEKRRLGSRDGPPHLVAVVSLHGAVDAGAVTKLLRGEGAGGVVHQERVISGISDSFGMILPRFKQRFTFLNHSTANMHSLLDVAKIADSLVFVLDSTEGWDSYGDYCLSCLFAQGLPSHALVCQGVSDLLVKKRVESRRALSKITEIRFPDARIFPLDSEQDATLLLRHLGTQRQRKLGFRSRRSHLLAQHVTFKPNSPAEGTGGGPTGLGTLCVSGYVRGRPLRVDRLVHITGHGDFQLSQIDAPPDPLPLNLTTARTAKEGKEDVDMQDGGEDEAAVRVLMKADPSVRESLLAEAEVDPMDGEQTWPTESELLEAEEARKKKRVMKVPKGTSDYQATWIVDDDDEEENGEMDEESSDDDDDDMLDEAMDGDDDEENNSQEPGSGCVSEEEEEEEEEVCATERTGADQRYDEHIDEAAEEEGLKRYREARANEMFPDEVDTPLDMAARMRFQRYRGLKSFRSSPWDPMENLPPNYSRIFQFQSFERTRHRILAEAATEDEGAMVGWYVTLHIIDVPFSVMESVQSGRPLMLVSLLPHEQKMSVMHLLVRRHPSNTEPIKSKEELVFHCGFRRFRASPIFSQHTSADKHKMERFLMPDAPTVVSVYAPITFSPAGVLLFKQRNDGIQDLVATGSLLSCDPQRVVLKRIVLSGHPFKINRRSAVVRYMFFNRDDILWFKPVELRTKWGRRGHIKEALGTHGHMKCVFDNQLRSQDTVMMNLYKRVYPRWTYDPYVPSPLPWVKREGTVDMDDLEME
- the tsr1 gene encoding pre-rRNA-processing protein TSR1 homolog isoform X2; protein product: MDRRHKANQLRRNKKDMVLTEKRRLGSRDGPPHLVAVVSLHGAVDAGAVTKLLRGEGAGGVVHQERVISGISDSFGMILPRFKQRFTFLNHSTANMHSLLDVAKIADSLVFVLDSTEGWDSYGDYCLSCLFAQGLPSHALVCQGVSDLLVKKRVESRRALSKITEIRFPDARIFPLDSEQDATLLLRHLGTQRQRKLGFRSRRSHLLAQHVTFKPNSPAEGTGGGPTGLGTLCVSGYVRGRPLRVDRLVHITGHGDFQLSQIDAPPDPLPLNLTTARTAKEGKEDVDMQDGGEDEAAVRVLMKADPSVRESLLAEAEVDPMDGEQTWPTESELLEAEEARKKKRVMKVPKGTSDYQATWIVDDDDEEENGEMDEESSDDDDDDMLDEAMDGDDDEENNSQEPGSGCVSEEEEEEEEEVCATERTGADQRYDEHIDEAAEEEGLKRYREARANEMFPDEVDTPLDMAARMRFQRYRGLKSFRSSPWDPMENLPPNYSRIFQFQSFERTRHRILAEAATEDEGAMVGWYVTLHIIDVPFSVMESVQSGRPLMLVSLLPHEQKMSVMHLLVRRHPSNTEPIKSKEELVFHCGFRRFRASPIFSQHTSADKHKMERFLMPDAPTVVSVYAPITFSPAGVLLFKQRNDGIQDLVATGSLLSCDPQRVVLKRIVLSGHPFKINRRSAVVRYMFFNRDDILWFKPVELRTKWGRRGHIKEALGTHGHMKCVFDNQLRSQDTVMMNLYKRVYPRWTYDPYVPSPLPWVKREGTVDMDDLEME